One genomic window of Haloarcula limicola includes the following:
- a CDS encoding DUF1405 domain-containing protein, protein MATEQGVGGRIEAVVARFFGGPLPDSEGLPRYVAPLPTWLENVGLRLAWPVALVNLVGTLFGFWYYAGRPLNLAPPLVEGQLGAAPLLAYPLIPDSPAATMFIGLSLVAWKRGWNAEWLHALAFFGCIKLGLWTPFVQLVVNGPGGIAAWLYWFLILSHLAMALEAFLIHRYASFSVPAVAVAVFWYGFNDVVDYFVAVLGGPHHTILRAEVVTGGLDHTLPAHDLAAGWAVVLTILATFLALATRIEKLKRRRATA, encoded by the coding sequence ATGGCAACGGAGCAGGGCGTCGGCGGGCGCATCGAGGCAGTCGTCGCGCGGTTCTTCGGCGGGCCGCTCCCCGACAGCGAGGGCCTTCCGCGCTACGTGGCCCCGCTCCCGACGTGGCTCGAGAACGTCGGCCTCCGGTTGGCGTGGCCCGTCGCCCTCGTCAACCTCGTCGGGACGCTCTTCGGCTTCTGGTACTACGCGGGCCGCCCGCTGAACCTCGCGCCGCCGCTGGTCGAGGGGCAACTCGGCGCGGCCCCGCTACTGGCGTATCCGCTCATCCCCGACTCGCCCGCCGCGACGATGTTCATCGGCCTCTCGCTGGTCGCGTGGAAGCGCGGCTGGAACGCCGAGTGGCTCCACGCGCTGGCCTTCTTCGGCTGTATCAAGCTCGGCCTCTGGACGCCGTTCGTCCAGTTGGTCGTCAACGGCCCCGGCGGCATCGCGGCGTGGCTCTACTGGTTCCTGATTCTGAGCCATCTCGCGATGGCGCTGGAGGCGTTTCTCATCCATCGCTACGCGAGCTTTTCCGTGCCCGCGGTCGCCGTCGCCGTCTTCTGGTACGGCTTCAACGACGTGGTGGATTACTTCGTCGCGGTGCTGGGCGGCCCGCACCACACGATTCTCCGGGCCGAGGTCGTCACGGGAGGGCTGGACCACACGCTCCCCGCCCACGACCTCGCGGCCGGGTGGGCGGTCGTCCTGACGATCCTGGCGACGTTTCTGGCGCTCGCGACTCGCATCGAGAAACTGAAGCGGCGGCGGGCGACCGCGTAG
- a CDS encoding sensor histidine kinase: protein MYVKDSEGRHLRVSHAHIDDPDAAVGKTDRELYPATHADETYADDMQVIRDGDPIIHKEEQTIEEVGETYSFDHLLDNYEQDVVTTKRRYNEWALTSKVPWRDENGDIVGLIGLTFDISDRKHYEQSLERHTERLEQFLAEVAHDLRSPLQVADANTELLRETIGENERLDAIERSHDRIAGLAEELGSFARHGDLEPDPEAVDLTDAVRDVWTSHAVGEATLSVDDLPTVEADPTELTRLLDNLVDNAIDHAGPEVAVTVGPLADRTGIYVADDGPGVPAAERETVFATGYTTASDGTGLGLAIVETIADRHDWSVTVTESESGGARFEIRF from the coding sequence ATGTACGTCAAGGACAGCGAGGGCCGCCACCTCCGGGTGAGTCACGCTCACATCGACGACCCGGACGCCGCCGTCGGGAAGACCGACCGGGAACTGTACCCGGCGACTCACGCCGACGAGACGTACGCCGACGACATGCAAGTTATCCGGGACGGCGACCCGATCATCCACAAGGAGGAACAGACCATCGAGGAGGTCGGCGAGACGTACAGCTTCGATCACCTCCTCGACAACTACGAACAGGACGTCGTCACCACCAAGCGGCGATACAACGAGTGGGCGCTCACCTCGAAGGTCCCGTGGCGCGACGAGAACGGCGACATCGTCGGTCTCATCGGCCTCACCTTCGACATCAGCGACCGGAAGCACTACGAGCAGTCCCTGGAGCGACACACGGAACGGCTCGAACAGTTCCTCGCCGAGGTCGCACACGACCTCCGGTCGCCGCTGCAGGTAGCCGACGCCAACACCGAGCTACTCCGGGAGACCATCGGTGAGAACGAGCGACTGGACGCGATCGAACGCAGCCACGACCGCATCGCGGGGCTGGCCGAGGAGTTGGGGAGTTTCGCCCGCCACGGCGACCTCGAACCGGACCCCGAAGCGGTCGACCTCACCGACGCTGTCAGGGACGTCTGGACCAGCCACGCCGTCGGCGAGGCGACGCTCTCGGTGGACGACCTCCCGACCGTCGAAGCGGACCCGACGGAACTGACTCGGCTGTTGGACAACCTCGTCGACAACGCGATCGACCACGCCGGGCCGGAGGTGGCGGTCACCGTCGGACCGCTCGCTGACCGGACGGGCATCTACGTGGCCGACGACGGCCCCGGCGTCCCGGCCGCGGAGCGCGAGACGGTGTTCGCCACCGGTTACACGACCGCTTCCGACGGGACCGGGCTCGGCCTCGCCATCGTCGAGACCATCGCCGACCGACACGACTGGTCGGTGACCGTCACCGAGAGCGAGAGCGGCGGCGCGCGCTTCGAGATCCGGTTCTGA